From Danio aesculapii chromosome 18, fDanAes4.1, whole genome shotgun sequence, a single genomic window includes:
- the si:dkeyp-59c12.1 gene encoding ras-related and estrogen-regulated growth inhibitor-like protein translates to MTGLNGQRMDANVVVLGTDNVGKSALIVRLLTRRFIGEYGDIESLYTHNIVVDGREQTLNIWDAPYSQDPSSETLLCEKRLQWADGLVLVYSICDRASFNTVSRLVQTIKTTKDFLGFEKMPIVIVGNKRDLHHRRTVLSEEGRLLALSADCQFYEVSAAENYHGVLMVFHGLVDRIRESRVSVKKLAGIKGIVKSMSAVFARRRTDSL, encoded by the exons ATGACTGGACTAAACGGACAGAGAATGGACGCAAACGTCGTTGTTCTCGGTACTGACAATGTTGGAAAATCTG CTCTCATTGTCCGGCTCCTGACTCGCAGATTCATTGGAGAATATGGAGATATCG AGTCACTTTACACTCACAATATTGTTGTGGATGGACGAGAGCAAACTCTGAATATATGGGATGCACCATATTCACAG GACCCATCCTCTGAGACCTTGTTGTGTGAGAAAAGACTTCAGTGGGCAGACGGTTTGGTGCTGGTCTACAGCATTTGTGACCGAGCCAGTTTCAACACTGTCTCCAGACTCGTCCAAACAATAAAAACCACCAAGGACTTTCTTGGCTTTGAGAAGATGCCTATAGTTATAGTGGGAAACAAGAGAGACCTGCACCATCGCCGTACAGTGCTCAGCGAGGAGGGCcggctgcttgcactctcagcggATTGTCAGTTTTATGAGGTCTCGGCTGCTGAGAACTACCACGGCGTCCTCATGGTTTTCCATGGGCTGGTGGATCGCATCAGAGAATCCAGGGTGTCTGTGAAGAAGTTAGCAGGCATTAAGGGAATTGTGAAGAGCATGTCTGCAGTGTTCGCCCGCAGGCGTACAGATTCACTGTGA